The genome window ATCCTTGAAGCAGAGTTCCTGCAGTTAGCCGAAGCATATGGCGTTAACGATATTGAAGAATTAAACAAAATACTTGAACGGGCAGTAAACACAAAAAATTTTCTGAAAAGCGCTTCGCGGGTTGAAAAGGTTGCTAAGTTCGTTGCGGAACACTATAAACAAAATGTTGAACCTCTTGGCTATAAAGCATTCTTAGTTGCTGTTGACCGCCCCGGCTGCGCGCTGTACAAAAAAGCATTAGATAAATATCTCCCGGCAGAATATTCAGAAGTAGTTTACACAGGCAACAACAACGATACTGAGGATCTGAAGGCCTTTCACATTGATCCCCGCCGGGAAAAAGAAATCAGGCGTAAATTTACCCGGATTAACGAACAGCCGAAAATCCTGATTGTCACAGAAAAACTTCTTACCGGTTTTGATGCCCCGGTTCTCTATGCCATGTATCTTGATAAACCGATGCGTGATCACACTCTGCTGCAGGCAATTGCGCGGGTGAATCGTCCTTATGAGAATGAAGAGCTCGAAATGGTAAAACCGCATGGCTTTATTCTGGATTTTGTTGGCATATTCGAAAATCTTGAAAAAGCGCTTGCCTTTGACAGTGATGAAATCCAGGCCGTTATTAAAGATATCGAGTTACTGAAACAGCTTTTTAAGTCGAAATTTGATAAAGATATCCCCGGTTATCTGAAGCTGATCAAACATAACTTCAACGATAAGGATACTGATAATCTCATTGAGCATTTCCGTGACAAATCAAAGCGACAAGAGTTTTTTAAGCTCTTCAAAGAAGTTGAGATGTTGTATGAAATCATTTCCCCGGACAAATTTCTTTCTCCTTATATTGATAATTATCATACGCTCACATCAATTTATAACATTGTCCGGAATGCTTACACGAGACGTATTCAGGTTGACAGAGAGTTTCAGCGCAAGACAAATGAATTAGTTCAGAGCAGAATAGACGGCACACAGCCGCAATATAGCGAAGAATATTTTGAGATAAATGAAGAAGCCATAGAGTATATTAAGCAAAAGAATAAGAACGACAACAATAAAGTTATCAATCTTATAAAGAGCATTGAGAGAATAGCTGACGAAAATTCAGATTATCCCTTTTTAATAGGTATAAAAGAGAGGGCAGAAGCTGTTCAGGAACTATACGAAGACAGACAGGTAAGCACACAGGAGGCGCTGGAGGAACTCCGGAAACTCTATGAAGGTGATATTCAGCGCAAGAAGGAACAGGAAGAAAAGGGCTTCGATGGTTTGACATTCTTCATCTACCGAATGCTTGTTGAAAAAGAAATAAACAATCCCGAAGCGATTACCGGACAAATAAAGGAACAGTTTATTAACCATCCGAACTGGAAAACCAGTGAGAAGGAATTGAGAGAACTGAGACGTTCAGTCTATTTCGCATTGCTTGCCGAGGAGGATGATTTTGATAAAGCCACCAATCTTGTTGAAGAATTTTTTAATCTTCTGTTTAAAATG of Ignavibacteriales bacterium contains these proteins:
- a CDS encoding HsdR family type I site-specific deoxyribonuclease; translation: MSKPSEHKSVQARIIRYAEEIGWSFVPQNEAEQRREFDSSAYSHREKAAGASRFFTETLITQVKKFNPRFKESKKELLRKLELPLPTIHGNREFLSYLKGEKTFFCKEENRELNLILIDYENPANNIFEVTEEYYFFNGHYAIREDVVFLINGIPVLVIECKNATKDEAIAIGIDQLRRYHRETPEVMVPQQIFTATESIGFSYGVTWNTIRRNIFNWKDEEIGNLEAKVKSFCGSQHILDLIQRFILFTEQNEELNKIILRQHQKNAVDQVVARALDPVKTRGLIWHTQGSGKTYTMIKAAELLFKAPRAEKPTILLLIDRNELEDQMLRNMFSLGITNVEPADSIRDLQKLLKKEFRGIIVSMVHKFRDMPANISVRKNIYVLIDEAHRTTGGDLGNYLMAALPNATFIGFSGTPVDKTVYGKGTFKTFGTDDDQGYLHKYSIADSIQDGTTLPLFYGMAPNDLLVPKEILEAEFLQLAEAYGVNDIEELNKILERAVNTKNFLKSASRVEKVAKFVAEHYKQNVEPLGYKAFLVAVDRPGCALYKKALDKYLPAEYSEVVYTGNNNDTEDLKAFHIDPRREKEIRRKFTRINEQPKILIVTEKLLTGFDAPVLYAMYLDKPMRDHTLLQAIARVNRPYENEELEMVKPHGFILDFVGIFENLEKALAFDSDEIQAVIKDIELLKQLFKSKFDKDIPGYLKLIKHNFNDKDTDNLIEHFRDKSKRQEFFKLFKEVEMLYEIISPDKFLSPYIDNYHTLTSIYNIVRNAYTRRIQVDREFQRKTNELVQSRIDGTQPQYSEEYFEINEEAIEYIKQKNKNDNNKVINLIKSIERIADENSDYPFLIGIKERAEAVQELYEDRQVSTQEALEELRKLYEGDIQRKKEQEEKGFDGLTFFIYRMLVEKEINNPEAITGQIKEQFINHPNWKTSEKELRELRRSVYFALLAEEDDFDKATNLVEEFFNLLFKMFNM